A window of Lacibacter sediminis contains these coding sequences:
- a CDS encoding sulfate adenylyltransferase subunit 1 — MDLLRFITAGSVDDGKSTLIGRLLYDSKNILIDQLEALEKSTKNRTDGSVDLALLTDGLRAEREQGITIDVAYRYFTTPKRKFIIADAPGHVQYTRNMITGASNANLIIILVDARQGVVEQTRRHSIIASLLKIKHVVVAINKMDLVEYSQDVYNNIVIDYADVAQQLGLKDVTYIPISALNGDNIVDKSETITWYDGKPLLEFLEAVEIDNDINLTDPRFQVQLVIRPQTEELHDYRGYAGQVTSGIYKVGDKVTVLPAGIETTISTLEVGGKSVDEVFAPQSVTIQLADDIDISRGDSIVKSDNQPQVSNELEVILCWMDDKPLIPGNKYYLQHGSRLVRSVVKQVEYKLDVNSLQQQPVEGNVKLNEVVKAVIKTASPVVFDSYGKLSENGNAVLIDETSNSTVAAVLIQ, encoded by the coding sequence ATGGACTTATTACGTTTTATAACCGCAGGTAGTGTAGATGATGGCAAAAGCACATTGATCGGTCGTTTGCTGTACGACAGCAAAAACATTCTCATCGATCAACTGGAAGCGTTGGAAAAATCAACCAAGAACCGCACAGATGGTTCAGTTGATCTGGCGTTGTTGACAGATGGTCTGCGTGCAGAAAGAGAACAAGGTATCACTATTGATGTGGCCTACCGTTATTTCACAACACCAAAGCGTAAGTTCATTATTGCTGATGCTCCGGGACATGTGCAATACACAAGAAACATGATCACGGGTGCAAGTAATGCCAACCTCATTATCATTTTGGTTGATGCAAGACAAGGTGTGGTTGAACAAACACGTCGTCATTCCATCATTGCTTCGTTGCTGAAGATCAAACATGTGGTGGTAGCGATCAACAAAATGGATCTGGTTGAATATTCGCAGGATGTGTACAACAACATTGTTATTGATTATGCCGATGTAGCACAGCAATTAGGATTGAAAGATGTCACTTATATTCCAATCAGTGCATTGAATGGCGATAACATCGTAGATAAATCGGAAACAATTACATGGTACGATGGTAAACCATTACTTGAGTTTCTTGAAGCCGTTGAAATTGATAACGACATCAATTTAACTGATCCACGTTTCCAGGTGCAGTTAGTGATTCGTCCGCAAACAGAAGAACTCCATGATTACCGTGGCTATGCCGGCCAGGTAACAAGTGGTATTTACAAAGTGGGCGATAAAGTAACTGTATTGCCTGCCGGTATTGAAACAACCATCAGTACGTTGGAAGTAGGTGGCAAATCAGTTGATGAAGTATTTGCACCGCAGAGCGTAACCATTCAATTGGCAGATGATATTGATATCAGCCGTGGCGATTCAATTGTAAAATCAGACAATCAACCACAAGTAAGCAATGAGCTTGAAGTGATCCTTTGCTGGATGGATGACAAGCCATTGATCCCCGGTAACAAGTATTACCTGCAGCATGGCAGCCGTTTGGTACGTTCTGTTGTAAAGCAGGTAGAATATAAATTGGATGTAAACAGTTTGCAGCAGCAACCCGTTGAAGGAAATGTGAAATTGAACGAAGTGGTAAAAGCTGTGATCAAAACGGCTTCACCGGTTGTGTTTGATTCTTACGGTAAGCTTAGTGAAAACGGAAACGCCGTCCTGATCGATGAAACAAGCAACAGCACTGTGGCGGCAGTTTTAATACAATAA
- the cobA gene encoding uroporphyrinogen-III C-methyltransferase yields the protein MSNQLHTTSGKVIIAGAGPGDADLITVKLQQRLAEADVIIVDRLVNPEITDLYARPDALVLMTGKQGYHDGSVAQEDINKLLVGHARNGKTVLRLKGGDVAFFSNVLDELQSLQEAEIPFEIIPGITAASGASAYAGIPLTARGYAKAVQFITFNPCSFYSRDQWKAWATSTDTLVFYMAARNLEGLTELLLRHSKKPNTPLAVIEQATTEFQQVHITTVSNCAIDFADKKFSSPSLVIIGDVVKLHEQFNWYEASKAGSVFHELVTVK from the coding sequence ATGTCAAACCAACTTCATACAACAAGCGGCAAAGTGATCATTGCAGGAGCAGGTCCCGGAGATGCAGATCTCATTACCGTGAAACTGCAGCAACGTCTGGCAGAAGCAGATGTAATTATTGTTGATCGACTGGTAAATCCAGAGATCACTGATTTGTATGCACGGCCTGATGCGTTGGTATTGATGACCGGTAAGCAAGGTTATCATGACGGATCTGTTGCGCAGGAAGATATTAATAAGTTGTTGGTTGGTCATGCAAGGAATGGTAAGACAGTTTTGCGTTTGAAAGGTGGTGATGTGGCTTTCTTCAGCAATGTGCTGGATGAGTTACAAAGTCTACAGGAAGCGGAAATTCCGTTTGAAATTATTCCCGGCATCACGGCTGCTTCAGGTGCATCGGCTTATGCAGGTATTCCGTTAACAGCAAGAGGTTATGCCAAAGCGGTTCAGTTCATCACATTTAATCCTTGTAGTTTTTACAGCCGTGATCAATGGAAAGCATGGGCAACATCAACCGATACATTGGTGTTTTATATGGCTGCACGTAACCTCGAAGGTTTAACGGAGTTGCTGTTGCGTCATTCTAAAAAACCAAACACGCCGCTTGCGGTTATTGAGCAGGCCACAACAGAATTTCAACAAGTCCATATAACAACAGTTAGCAATTGCGCCATCGATTTTGCTGATAAGAAGTTCAGTTCACCTTCACTGGTCATTATTGGAGATGTGGTGAAGTTGCATGAACAATTCAATTGGTACGAGGCCAGCAAAGCTGGTTCTGTTTTTCACGAATTAGTGACTGTTAAATAA